One Cytobacillus luteolus genomic window carries:
- the smpB gene encoding SsrA-binding protein SmpB — MPKGTGKVIAQNKKANHDFFIEETYETGIVLQGTEIKSLRAGRANMKDSYAKVQNGEVFLHNMHISPYEQGNRYNHDPLRTRKLLLHKREISKLIGYTKETGYTLVPLKIYLKNGYAKLLLGLGKGKKQYDKREDLKQKEAKRDIERAFRDRMKE; from the coding sequence TGCCAAAAGGGACAGGAAAGGTCATTGCTCAAAACAAAAAAGCGAATCATGATTTTTTTATTGAGGAAACATATGAAACAGGGATTGTTCTACAAGGGACTGAAATTAAGTCGCTAAGAGCAGGTCGTGCGAACATGAAGGATTCCTATGCAAAGGTGCAAAATGGTGAAGTGTTCCTACACAACATGCATATCAGCCCTTATGAGCAAGGTAACCGTTACAATCACGATCCACTTCGTACACGTAAATTGTTGCTTCATAAACGTGAAATCAGTAAACTAATTGGATATACAAAAGAAACTGGTTATACATTAGTTCCTTTAAAAATCTACCTGAAAAATGGGTATGCAAAGCTTTTGCTTGGCCTTGGTAAAGGTAAAAAGCAATACGATAAACGTGAGGATCTTAAGCAAAAAGAGGCTAAGCGAGATATCGAGAGAGCATTCCGAGACCGTATGAAGGAATAG